The Terriglobales bacterium genome includes a window with the following:
- a CDS encoding Glu/Leu/Phe/Val dehydrogenase dimerization domain-containing protein: MKPSSLLPPEIDDPLLDSAAQLEESARALDLEDWIVQRLKHPDREMTVNLPLPRDTGALTCTAFRVQHLRAHGPCIGPVRLAPDAHLAQLRSVALDLTLQCALLDLPLGGSAGAIVCDPAQFTERELRHLVRHYLAALDLHNDIFAPSQFIAAWTSASRHLQAAALVARPAILGGLPNPAAAIAAGWFTLVSEARATSHQPLTTVSIQGFSAAATALATLLQSSGARIVGLADKSGGLFSEHGLDLAAVSAHTSQTGMLYGFSEADPVNNSEILASSCDLLVLAAAERQLNAQNAARVQAPMVLEAVSGAVTPAAMSHLSSRRITVIPALLGVGPRTLAWFAEWQSGLRYEAPEQSATESLIRHKLADVLCRAQSSAALNRIPLPDACRRLALEKLAAVLRLLH; this comes from the coding sequence ATGAAACCTTCCAGCCTTCTTCCTCCCGAAATCGACGATCCCCTGCTTGATTCCGCCGCCCAATTGGAAGAATCCGCACGCGCGCTCGACCTGGAAGACTGGATCGTGCAACGCCTCAAGCATCCTGATCGCGAAATGACTGTCAATCTTCCGCTGCCGCGCGACACCGGCGCTCTCACCTGCACCGCCTTCCGTGTTCAACACCTGCGCGCCCACGGGCCATGCATAGGTCCGGTACGGCTTGCGCCCGATGCTCACCTGGCGCAGCTTCGCTCTGTCGCTCTCGACCTGACCCTGCAATGTGCCCTGCTCGACTTGCCGCTGGGTGGAAGTGCGGGCGCCATTGTCTGCGATCCGGCGCAGTTTACGGAACGCGAATTGCGGCACTTGGTGCGCCACTACCTGGCCGCGCTCGATCTCCACAATGACATTTTTGCTCCCTCGCAATTCATCGCCGCCTGGACCTCCGCGAGCCGGCACCTGCAGGCCGCGGCCCTGGTTGCGAGGCCCGCGATTCTCGGCGGACTTCCCAATCCCGCAGCCGCCATTGCGGCCGGGTGGTTCACGCTGGTTTCGGAAGCACGCGCCACCAGCCACCAGCCACTCACCACCGTGTCGATCCAGGGCTTCTCGGCGGCCGCCACCGCGCTGGCGACCCTGCTGCAGAGCTCCGGCGCTCGCATTGTCGGCCTCGCCGACAAGTCCGGCGGGCTCTTCTCTGAACACGGCCTCGACCTCGCCGCCGTCTCGGCTCACACTTCTCAAACAGGAATGCTCTACGGCTTCTCCGAGGCCGACCCGGTCAACAATTCCGAGATCCTTGCATCCTCCTGCGACCTGCTGGTTCTTGCCGCCGCCGAACGTCAACTGAACGCGCAGAATGCCGCGCGCGTCCAGGCGCCCATGGTTCTCGAAGCGGTATCGGGAGCGGTCACGCCCGCGGCAATGAGCCACCTGTCGTCACGCCGGATCACCGTCATTCCCGCGCTGCTTGGCGTCGGGCCACGGACGCTAGCCTGGTTCGCGGAGTGGCAGAGCGGCCTGCGCTACGAAGCGCCGGAGCAGTCCGCCACCGAATCACTTATCCGCCACAAGCTCGCGGATGTTCTGTGCCGAGCGCAATCCTCGGCGGCGTTGAACCGGATTCCGCTTCCAGATGCCTGCCGCCGCCTGGCGCTGGAGAAACTCGCCGCCGTTCTCCGGCTGCTGCATTAG